A part of Capsicum annuum cultivar UCD-10X-F1 chromosome 6, UCD10Xv1.1, whole genome shotgun sequence genomic DNA contains:
- the LOC107873310 gene encoding omega-3 fatty acid desaturase, chloroplastic-like (The RefSeq protein has 5 substitutions, 6 frameshifts compared to this genomic sequence), whose protein sequence is MASWVLSECGVRPLPRIYPKPRPGLASSTATTNINMRISPTRTDLVSRNCWALRVSAPLRIQTVGEEERDIKDRQYDEYFDPGAPPPFKLSDIRAAIPKHCWVKNPWRSMSYVVRDVAIVLGLAAAAAYLNNWVVWPLYWFAQSTMFWALFVLGHDCGHGSFSNNHKLNSVAGHILHSSILVPYHGWRISHRTHHQNHGHVENDESWHPLSEKVYNSLDYATKKLRFTLPFPLLAYPFYLWGRSPGKKGSHFDSNSDLFVPSEKKDVITSTLCWTAMAAFLVGLSFVMGPIQLLKLYVIPYWGFVMWLDIVTYLHHHGHDDKLPWYRGEEWSYLRGGLTTLDRDYGWINNIHHDIGTHVIHHLFPQIPHYHLVEATEAAKPVLGKYYKEPKKSGPLPFYLLGYLIKSMEEDHYVSDTGNVVYYQLILTFWMSEIEFLV, encoded by the exons ATGGCAAGTTGGGTTCTATCAGAATGTGGTGTCAGACCACTGCCAAGAATCTACCCAAAGCCCAGACCAGGGTTAGCTAGCTCCACCGCCACCACCAATATAAATCTGAGAATTTCACCTACACGCACAGATCTGGTGTCGAGGAACTGCTGGGCATTGAGGGTTAGTGCACCACTTAGGATCCAAACTGtgggagaagaagaaaaaga gataATAAAAAGACAAGAACAAG ATGATGAATATTTCGACCCAGGGGCACCACCCCCATTCAAGCTATCTGATATTAGGGCAGCTATTCCTAAGCATTGTTGGGTCAAAAATCCATGGAGGTCCATGAGTTATGTCGTGAGGGATGTCGCTATTGTCTTGGGACTGGCGGCTGCCGCTGCTTATTTGAACAATTGGGTTGTTTGGCCTCTTTATTGGTTTGCTCAGAGTACAATGTTTTGGGCACTTTTCGTTCTCGGTCATGATTGTGGCCATGGAAGCTTTTCAAACAACCACAAGTTGAACAGCGTTGCTGGACATATCCTTCATTCTTCCATTCTTGTTCCTTACCATGGATG GAGAATAAGCCACAGGACTCATCATCAGAACCATGGACATGTTGAGAATGACGAGTCCTGGCATCCT TTATCTGAGAAGGTTTACAACAGTTTGGATTATGccacaaagaaattgaggttcACTCTACCCTTCCCCTTGCTGGCATATCCTTTCTACCTG TGGGGTAGAAGCCCTGGAAAGAAAGGTTCTCACTTTGATTCAAACAGTGATTTGTTTGTCCCAAGTGAGAAGAAAGATGTGATTACTTCAACTTTGTGCTGGACGGCAATGGCTGCATTTCTCGTGGGTTTGTCCTTTGTCATGGGTCCTATCCAATTGCTTAAGCTCTATGTCATTCCCTATTGG GGCTTTGTCATGTGGCTGGATATAGTTACCTATTTGCATCACCATGGCCATGATGATAAACTTCCTTGGTACAGAGGAGAG GAATGGAGTTATCTGAGAGGAGGGCTTACAACGCTTGACCGTGATTATGGATGGATTAACAACATCCACCATGACATAGGGACACATGTGATACATCATCTCTTCCCTCAAATCCCACACTATCATTTGGTAGAAGCA ACTGAAGCTGCTAAACCAGTGTTAGGGAAATATTATAAGGAGCCAAAGAAGTCAGGGCCTCTACCATTTTACTTGTTGGGATATCTCATTAAAAGCATGGAGGAGGATCACTATGTCAGTGACACAGGGAACGTAGTATATTATCAA CTGATCCTAACCTT CTGGATGTCAGAAATAGA CCTAGTATAG
- the LOC107873310 gene encoding omega-3 fatty acid desaturase, chloroplastic-like isoform X1 yields the protein MASWVLSECGVRPLPRIYPKPRPGLASSTATTNINLRISPTRTDLVSRNCWALRVSAPLRIQTVGEEEKEDNKKTRTSNDEYFDPGAPPPFKLSDIRAAIPKHCWVKNPWRSMSYVVRDVAIVLGLAAAAAYLNNWVVWPLYWFAQSTMFWALFVLGHDCGHGSFSNNHKLNSVAGHILHSSILVPYHGWRISHRTHHQNHGHVENDESWHPLSEKVYNSLDYATKKLRFTLPFPLLAYPFYLWGRSPGKKGSHFDSNSDLFVPSEKKDVITSTLCWTAMAAFLVGLSFVMGPIQLLKLYVIPYWGFVMWLDIVTYLHHHGHDDKLPWYRGEEWSYLRGGLTTLDRDYGWINNIHHDIGTHVIHHLFPQIPHYHLVEATEAAKPVLGKYYKEPKKSGPLPFYLLGYLIKSMEEDHYVSDTGNVVYYQTDPNLSGCQK from the exons ATGGCAAGTTGGGTTCTATCAGAATGTGGTGTCAGACCACTGCCAAGAATCTACCCAAAGCCCAGACCAGGGTTAGCTAGCTCCACCGCCACCACCAATATAAATCTGAGAATTTCACCTACACGCACAGATCTGGTGTCGAGGAACTGCTGGGCATTGAGGGTTAGTGCACCACTTAGGATCCAAACTGtgggagaagaagaaaaagaggataATAAAAAGACAAGAACAAGTAATGATGAATATTTCGACCCAGGGGCACCACCCCCATTCAAGCTATCTGATATTAGGGCAGCTATTCCTAAGCATTGTTGGGTCAAAAATCCATGGAGGTCCATGAGTTATGTCGTGAGGGATGTCGCTATTGTCTTGGGACTGGCGGCTGCCGCTGCTTATTTGAACAATTGGGTTGTTTGGCCTCTTTATTGGTTTGCTCAGAGTACAATGTTTTGGGCACTTTTCGTTCTCGGTCATGATTGTGGCCATGGAAGCTTTTCAAACAACCACAAGTTGAACAGCGTTGCTGGACATATCCTTCATTCTTCCATTCTTGTTCCTTACCATGGATG GAGAATAAGCCACAGGACTCATCATCAGAACCATGGACATGTTGAGAATGACGAGTCCTGGCATCCT TTATCTGAGAAGGTTTACAACAGTTTGGATTATGccacaaagaaattgaggttcACTCTACCCTTCCCCTTGCTGGCATATCCTTTCTACCTG TGGGGTAGAAGCCCTGGAAAGAAAGGTTCTCACTTTGATTCAAACAGTGATTTGTTTGTCCCAAGTGAGAAGAAAGATGTGATTACTTCAACTTTGTGCTGGACGGCAATGGCTGCATTTCTCGTGGGTTTGTCCTTTGTCATGGGTCCTATCCAATTGCTTAAGCTCTATGTCATTCCCTATTGG GGCTTTGTCATGTGGCTGGATATAGTTACCTATTTGCATCACCATGGCCATGATGATAAACTTCCTTGGTACAGAGGAGAG GAATGGAGTTATCTGAGAGGAGGGCTTACAACGCTTGACCGTGATTATGGATGGATTAACAACATCCACCATGACATAGGGACACATGTGATACATCATCTCTTCCCTCAAATCCCACACTATCATTTGGTAGAAGCA ACTGAAGCTGCTAAACCAGTGTTAGGGAAATATTATAAGGAGCCAAAGAAGTCAGGGCCTCTACCATTTTACTTGTTGGGATATCTCATTAAAAGCATGGAGGAGGATCACTATGTCAGTGACACAGGGAACGTAGTATATTATCAAACTGATCCTAACCTTTCTGGATGTCAGAAATAG